From the genome of Leptospira andrefontaineae, one region includes:
- a CDS encoding aminopeptidase, with protein MQSDSTHLLPNGKNRRLGFFSGIPVLFFLFFSGQGCIPYLYHLGKEQAKILLQRKAISDVLADPEIPETTKTKLKEVEKIREFGIQHLALSSEGGFKSFVQLDRPAIGWHVSACHPLRFESYTWWFPIAGTVPYKGYFSFEKAKEEEQSLKEQGFDTRIRITAGYSTLGWFEDPLFSSQLYEDPGDLASIVIHEMAHATVYFPGDSLFNESYASFVEDQGADEYILKIGGPKLLEERKRSEEETKLYKNLIIETANLLKAAYSEGGREDILLAKKSEIISNFRKKILQTKWTKINSKKLAERDWNNEDFIGMLRYNSGTGYFRKRFLEVGKDFSKFHDEMRKLKEKSAEDRKALLDEK; from the coding sequence TTTTCTATTCTTTTCCGGACAAGGATGTATTCCATATCTCTATCATCTGGGAAAAGAACAGGCAAAGATCTTACTACAAAGAAAAGCAATCTCGGATGTTTTAGCCGATCCTGAAATACCTGAAACTACCAAAACAAAATTAAAAGAGGTGGAGAAGATCAGAGAATTCGGGATCCAACACTTGGCACTCTCTTCCGAAGGTGGATTTAAAAGTTTTGTACAATTAGACCGACCGGCAATCGGTTGGCATGTAAGTGCCTGTCATCCGCTTCGATTCGAATCTTATACTTGGTGGTTTCCAATTGCGGGAACGGTTCCTTACAAAGGATATTTTTCATTCGAAAAAGCAAAAGAAGAAGAACAATCTTTGAAAGAACAAGGCTTCGATACAAGAATACGGATCACAGCAGGATATTCCACTTTGGGATGGTTCGAAGACCCATTATTCTCTTCTCAACTTTATGAAGATCCGGGAGACTTAGCTTCTATTGTCATCCATGAAATGGCACACGCCACAGTGTATTTCCCAGGAGATTCTTTATTTAACGAAAGTTATGCGAGTTTTGTGGAAGACCAGGGCGCAGACGAATATATCTTAAAGATTGGCGGTCCAAAACTTTTAGAAGAAAGAAAAAGATCGGAAGAAGAAACGAAACTTTATAAAAATTTAATTATAGAAACTGCAAATTTGCTCAAAGCCGCTTACTCTGAAGGTGGCAGAGAAGATATCTTACTGGCAAAAAAATCGGAGATCATTTCCAATTTCCGAAAAAAGATCCTGCAAACGAAATGGACCAAGATCAATTCTAAAAAACTTGCAGAAAGGGATTGGAATAACGAAGACTTTATAGGAATGCTTAGATATAATTCCGGGACTGGATATTTTAGAAAAAGGTTTTTGGAAGTTGGAAAGGATTTCTCGAAGTTCCATGATGAGATGAGGAAGCTTAAGGAAAAAAGTGCAGAAGATAGAAAGGCGCTGCTGGACGAGAAATAA